The Flavobacterium sp. 20NA77.7 genome includes the window GTCAACGGCTGTTTTTGATGGTGACTATAAACAAGCGCTACCAGCAGCTACGGCAATAGAAGTTTTTCATAATTTTTCATTAATTCATGACGATATTATGGATGATGCGCCTTTGCGAAGAGGAAAACCAACCGTACATGAAAAATGGAATGTGAATACCGGAATTCTTTCGGGCGATGCTATGTTAATTTTGGCTTATCAATATTTTGAAAACTATAAGCCTGAAATTTTTCAAAAACTAGCTAAATTATTTAGTAAAACGGCCTTAGAAGTTTGTGAAGGGCAACAATATGATGTAGACTTTGAAACACGAACAAATGTTACTATTCCTGAATATTTGAAAATGATAGAATACAAAACCGCTGTTTTGCTTGGAGCTGCTATGAAAATGGGCGCTATTGTAGCGGAAACTTCGGAAGAAAATGGAAATTTAATTTATGATTTTGGGTTAAATTTAGGCATTGCCTTTCAATTGCAAGATGATTATTTAGATGCTTTTGGAAACCCAGAAACCTTCGGCAAACAAGTGGGGGGAGATATTATCGAAAATAAAAAAACGTATTTATTTTTAAAAGCAATGGAGTTTGCAACTGCAAATGATAAACAACAATTGGCACATTTATTTTCCATTCAATTAGCTGATAATGTAGAAAAAATTGAAGCTGCTAAGAAAATATTTGTAGAAAGCGGCGCAAGCGAAGCAACTAAAAAAGCGATAGCAAATTACACCTTAAAAGCTTTTGAAACTTTAGAGAAAATGGCTATTGATGGCGAAAAGAAAGCTATTTTAAAAGCCTTTGGGGAAAATTTAATGGGAAGAAACGTGTAAATTATACTCAAATTTTGAAATCCAAAAGGAGCTATAGTTTTATATTTTTTTAATAGAATTTATGGTATTTAGTCCGCCACAAAATATTGACACTTTAATTTCGCAAGCCGAAGAAGAAAACTTATACTTCAAACTAATAGAACAAGTCAATAAAGATTTTGGCTTAGCGAATGAAAATATTGATATTCCAGTCAGTATTTTGCCTTTTGAATTTAAAAATAGGATTCAAGAAAAATTACTGCATTTAATTCAAAACAAATTTAGTGAGTACTTAAATTTACTATATATTATTGATGTTTCAGAAGAAAAAATAAAAAAACTAGACGGCTCTGATATCTTTAAACTTACGGAAGATGTAACGTTTTTAATTCTAAAAAGAGAATGGCAAAAAGTATGGTTTAGAAAATATTATTAAAATTGAATTCTTACAAAAGGCATATAGGCCTGCGAATAAACATTATTGCGTTCTTTGTACAAAACATTATAACGTACACCCACAGTCACATTTTGAGATCTATAACCTGCGCCTAAGAACAAAGATGTATTCCAAAAATTTCGATTGGCTTGTGAATTAGCAGCAAAACTATTATTAACTCTAAGTTGTTCAACCTCAACAGACAATTGCATTTCTTCAAAAGCATTAAACAATCCAATAGTACTTACTCCATAAATCGCCGAAGAAAAATAACCACTTTGTTTACTGTAACTCCCTATCAAACCACACCCCATAGCTGTTTTAGAATTAAAATTATAATAAGCGGTTGGAGCTAAAGAAACATCTGTAAAACCGCCTCCTACAGCTAATCCTAACCCACCTCCATAAGTAACATGCTTCCAAAAATTACTTTTAATCTTAGAACCACTTTCATCTTGAGCAGTTAAAATTGAAAAATTCAGAATTAAAACCCCAAAAAAAAATGATTTTGATAACTTTAAGCATTTTTTCATATCCTTTTTAAACAATTTACAATTTAGTGCATAAAAGTATAAAATTCTTTGAAAGATTAGCAGAAAAGTTTATACTTTTGCATTAATTTTTTAACCCCAAAGATTGATACATCAATATCATGGATAGGTTTTCATTTTTAAACGCAGCACACACAGCATACTTTGCTGAACTATACGATCAATATTTACAAAATCCAGATAGCATAGAGCCTAGCTGGAGAAGCTTTTTTCAAGGTTTTGATTTTGCAAACGAATTTGCAAACCCTACTGAAGAACTAGGCAATGTAACTATTGACAACTCTAATCTTTCTGAGAAAATAGAGAAAGAGATACGAGTTATTCAACTTATTGAAGCATATAGAACAAACGGACATTTGTTTTCAAAAACGAATCCTGTTAGAGATAGAAGAACATTTTCTCCTTCTTTAGCTATTGAAAATTTCCATTTGTCTTCGACAGATTTAACGACTGTGTTTCAATCTTCGACATTAGTAAATAAAACAGCAATAACATTAGGTGAACTAATTCAACTATTAGAAAAATTATTTTGCCAATCGTTGGCTTTTGAATACAAATACATTCGTGATCCAAAAGCAACTCAATGGATTGAATCAAAAATAAACGCTATGACTGACGAAGTTTCGTCAGAAAGAAAAAAAATAATTCTTGAAAAACTTAACGAAGCCGTTTCTTTTGAAAATTTTTTACATACAAAATATGTTGGACAAAAACGCTTTTCTTTAGAAGGAAACGAAGCAGTAGTTCCTGCTTTTGATTTACTTATTGAAGATGCAGCACAAGTAGGCGTTGAACAAGTTGTACTGGGTATGGCGCACAGAGGGCGTTTAAATATTCTAGCAAATGTATTTGATAAACCTACAAAAAATATCTTCAGTGAATTTGATGGAAAAGATTATGCAGATGAAGATCATTTTGATGGAGATGTAAAATACCACCTTGGAATTACAACTCACAAAACCACTAGAGCAGGAAAAGCAATAAATATTAACTTAGTTCCAAATCCATCTCATTTAGAAACAGTAGGTGCCGTAGTTGAAGGTATTACACGTTCTAAACAAGATAGATTATACACAAACGAACCTAAGAAAGTATTGCCTATAATTGTACACGGTGATGCGGCCGTTGCAGGACAAGGTTTAGTTTATGAAGTAGCGCAAATGGTAAATCTTGATGGGTATAAAACACAAGGAACCATTCACGTAGTAATCAATAACCAAGTTGGGTTTACTACTAACTATACAGATTCTAGATCAGCAACTTATTGTACAGATATTGCAAAACTAACTGCATCTCCAGTAATACATGTAAATGCTGATGATGCAGAAGCAGTTGTAAAGGCATTAACATTTGCTTTAGAATACCGCATGGAGTTTGGATTAGATGTGTATATAGATGTATTGGGCTATAGAAAATATGGTCATAATGAAGGCGATGAACCTCGTTTTACACAACCAAAATTATACAAAACGCTAGCTAAACATAAAAACGTTAGAGATATTTATGGTGCTAAATTAGCCGAACAAGGTGTTATTGCATCAACTTATGTTAAAGAAATCGAAGAAGCATATAAAGCAAAATTAGATGAAAATCTAAATGCCTCAAGAGCGGAAGAACTAACAGTAATTACACCATTTATGCAAGATGAATGGGTTGGTTTTAACAAAGCTAACAGAACTAAAATGTTAGAAAAAATCAACACCGCTGTAGATAAAAAAATATTAACTGACATTGCAAAAGTAGTTACTGAATTGCCTACCGATAAAAAATTTATTAGTAAAATACAAAAACTAATCAACGACAGAAAAGTAATGTATTTTGATACAAATAAGTTAGACTGGGCTATGGGCGAAATGTTAGCGTATGGCTCTTTGCTAACGGAAGGCTATAATGTGCGTATTTCAGGGCAAGATGTAGAAAGAGGAACTTTTTCTCATCGTCATGCGGTTGTAAAAGTAGACGAATCTGAAGAAGAAGTTGTATTACTAGATCATATTCCAAACAAAAAAGGAAACTTTAATGCTTTCAACTCATTATTATCAGAATATGGTGTGGTAGGTTTTGATTATGGATATGCGTTAGCATCGCCAAAAACACTAACCATTTGGGAAGCACAATTTGGAGATTTTTCAAATGGCGCTCAAATTATGATTGATCAATACATTTCTGCCGCGGAAGACAAATGGAACAGTCAAAACGGATTGGTTTTCTTAATGCCTCATGGATATGAAAATCAAGGAGCAGAACATTCTTCAGCACGTATGGAACGTTATTTACAACTATGCTCACAACAAAATATGTTTGTTGCAGATTGTACAACCCCTGCAAATTTCTTCCACTTATTGAGAAGACAAATGCTAACGGATTACAGAAAACCATTGATGGTATTTACACCAAAAAGTTTATTGCGTCACCCAGAAGCAATTTCTGGAGTAGAAGAATTTGCATCTGGCACATTCCAAGAAGTAATTGATGATGTACATGTACATGCTGCAGATGTAAAAACAGTAGTATTCTGTACAGGTAAATTTTATTATGATTTAAAAGCAGAAAGAGAGAGCTTAGGGAGAAACGATGTAGCTTTAGTTCGTATTGAACAATTATTCCCTTTAGCAATAGATCAATTACAGGCAGTCATTGCTAAATATTCAAATACCAATGATTATGTTTGGGCACAAGAAG containing:
- a CDS encoding polyprenyl synthetase family protein — encoded protein: MLSLQQFQEVVKNHFENTNLDKEPKNLYAPISYILELGGKRIRPVLTLMSTAVFDGDYKQALPAATAIEVFHNFSLIHDDIMDDAPLRRGKPTVHEKWNVNTGILSGDAMLILAYQYFENYKPEIFQKLAKLFSKTALEVCEGQQYDVDFETRTNVTIPEYLKMIEYKTAVLLGAAMKMGAIVAETSEENGNLIYDFGLNLGIAFQLQDDYLDAFGNPETFGKQVGGDIIENKKTYLFLKAMEFATANDKQQLAHLFSIQLADNVEKIEAAKKIFVESGASEATKKAIANYTLKAFETLEKMAIDGEKKAILKAFGENLMGRNV
- a CDS encoding 2-oxoglutarate dehydrogenase E1 component, with protein sequence MDRFSFLNAAHTAYFAELYDQYLQNPDSIEPSWRSFFQGFDFANEFANPTEELGNVTIDNSNLSEKIEKEIRVIQLIEAYRTNGHLFSKTNPVRDRRTFSPSLAIENFHLSSTDLTTVFQSSTLVNKTAITLGELIQLLEKLFCQSLAFEYKYIRDPKATQWIESKINAMTDEVSSERKKIILEKLNEAVSFENFLHTKYVGQKRFSLEGNEAVVPAFDLLIEDAAQVGVEQVVLGMAHRGRLNILANVFDKPTKNIFSEFDGKDYADEDHFDGDVKYHLGITTHKTTRAGKAININLVPNPSHLETVGAVVEGITRSKQDRLYTNEPKKVLPIIVHGDAAVAGQGLVYEVAQMVNLDGYKTQGTIHVVINNQVGFTTNYTDSRSATYCTDIAKLTASPVIHVNADDAEAVVKALTFALEYRMEFGLDVYIDVLGYRKYGHNEGDEPRFTQPKLYKTLAKHKNVRDIYGAKLAEQGVIASTYVKEIEEAYKAKLDENLNASRAEELTVITPFMQDEWVGFNKANRTKMLEKINTAVDKKILTDIAKVVTELPTDKKFISKIQKLINDRKVMYFDTNKLDWAMGEMLAYGSLLTEGYNVRISGQDVERGTFSHRHAVVKVDESEEEVVLLDHIPNKKGNFNAFNSLLSEYGVVGFDYGYALASPKTLTIWEAQFGDFSNGAQIMIDQYISAAEDKWNSQNGLVFLMPHGYENQGAEHSSARMERYLQLCSQQNMFVADCTTPANFFHLLRRQMLTDYRKPLMVFTPKSLLRHPEAISGVEEFASGTFQEVIDDVHVHAADVKTVVFCTGKFYYDLKAERESLGRNDVALVRIEQLFPLAIDQLQAVIAKYSNTNDYVWAQEEPKNMGAYGYMLMNFDLVKLRLASSPAYSAPAAGSYTRSKKRHAATIAKVFDKNL